ACAAGCATGGGTGCCACAGGGTGCAAGCGCATAACCTCCTTAGCAATGGCATAGATGTATGGCAAGTTAACCATGTCTCTCTCTTCCACCCATCTTTCTCTTCCAATCACCCTATCCAGCTCTTCTGTTGCTTTCTCAAAAACTTCTGGCTTTCTCAAGATCTCTGAAATTGCCCATTCCACGGTCACTGCGGAGCTTTCAGTTCCACCGGCAATCAAGTCCTGAGAAGGGAGACAAACGAACTTTACTTGCAAGTACAAGAGAAAGATGCTAGGACCACTTTTGAGCGTTGGACAGAGTATAATTCATTGATTAGAcaattccaaatattaaaaattcacaGAGCAACGCTAGGATCACTTTTGAGTTCTGAGTGTTGGACATCCACGAATTGGATGAACACGTGCATCTCACACCCGCAAGTGTTCCCCTTTATCAAGAATTTTCAAGTTGTAATAAGAAGGGTAGTGGGCATTATCCCATCTGATCTTTCATTGATGGGATAACTTAAAGTTAGTTGTTGATAAAAGTTTCTGCGTTACCAAGAAAATGGGCGAAGATAATTAGAGCGATTGAGGTCACTGTGTACCTGAGAGTCAACTGGCGTGATTAAAGAAAGACCAACTTATAATAAATTTACTTGTTAAAACATAGTACCTGTGAAAATGCCTTCACTCCATGTCTTTCAAGCTTGACCTCAAGATTAGGATCAGAAGCAAGCTGCAAAAGGACGTCAACCATGTCCTTGGGCTCCCAGTTCTTGTCTGCCTTTCTCCTAGCTTCGTGTTCATCCAACACATGCTCCATAAACTTGTCAAACTTCTTGGACAAAGTCTTCATTCTCTTAATGTAACCTTGCAAATCTAAGAAAGCAATCCAAGGGATCGAGTCACCAATATCCAACACCCCATTAAGCAAGAACAGCTCATCAAGCATTTCTTTGAATTCCTCTGGTGTTACTATCTCCTTCTCATTCTCGGAACTCTTAACTGTGTATTTCTTCCCTAACACCATCCGACTAATTACGTTAAGACTCACATCTGCAAGGTGATCTTTCAGATTAATAGGCCTGCCACTTGATTTGTTAAGAGTCTTAAGGAGTGCTCTCAACTCCTCTACACGAATGTACTCGTACGACTCAAGGCGCTTAGCACTAAAAAGTTCCATTAAGCACATTTTACGTGCCTGACGCCAATAAGGTCCGTATGGAGACCATGTAATATCTGAGTAATTATAGGTGGTGTATTTGCCTGCAGCTGTTTTGGGGCGGCCAGAGAAGATAACATCGTGGGTTTTGAGGATGGTTTTTGCCATTTCAACAGAAGAGCCAACGACAACTGGGAATGATCCAAATTTGACTTGCATGAGGGGGCCATATTTTTGGGAGAGGGCATGGAGGGAACGGTGGGGGAGTTCGCCTATGAGATTGAGGTTTCCAATTATCGGCCAGGATTTTGGGCCTGGTGGAGGGTTGAGCTTGCGGCGGCGGAGACGGCTGGCTAGCAGGATAAGGGATACAGTGGCAAGCCATGCAAAGGCATAGGACATCCAAGTAGGAGTCTCCATTTTGCTTGTTGGTGGGTTGTGTTGGAGGTAAAGAAAGATTTGCGGTGATAAAAATAGAATGAGGCGATGCAGGTATTTATCGTAGAGAAAAGCAAAGCATTTGTCTCAGGaaattttggatttcttcatgACTAGTTGGCACTGTTGCTGTCCCTCAGAGCCCTGTAAGACAAGCTAAGAGTTGGTAAGCGAAAACGTCGAGAACCTTCAACAACCATGGCCCCCACGAGCTTTGTTAAAGAGGCATTTCGACAAATAATATTTGTGGTCTTTTAGGATTACTTATTTGTTGAAAGGGTACCAAAAAACTAAATTTCCTGTTGTATTTACTTCACCAGAATTTTCACGTGTTTCTAAAAACGTTTTGTAAGAGCTAGAATATGTATtcactaattaaaaataaaaatcattttcctaaagatgtacattttttttctcttatttctctATTCTCTAAATGGAACacctcaaaaatttattttcaaaattcttcattataaaagaataatgacCTTATTTGACTCAACTGATTTTTATGTTcacttattttgttattttcaatgtaattcaaataagatttttattttctatttttaaaaatgaatttaataaacataacttcttattttattataaaaatatatttaaaataaataagaaaaataaaatcgagaACCAAAAACTATTCGTTAAACATAAACCCAGTTTAATGTTCTCCTTAAAAGCTTGGATCATGCATGAATACCGAGAGTTGTTAGGTGTAATGAGAAAATGGAAGAGGATAATATTAAGAGGTGAAATTAAGATGTGTTTTTCATGTTTGGGAGAATGAGagagaaatgataaaaaattatcctttatttttgtttttgaaattatggaaaaaaaaattcctaagtATAATTAGAAgtaatattttagattaatcaTGAGAGGTACATCTCAACTAGTCAGATCTTAGATTTATTTCATAGAGATCACTAGTTCAAGTCTCATAAGCTTCAAAGCTACTAGAAGCTTATATTATCGTTAACTTTATAATCCgtaagattagtcgaggtacgcgtAAGCTGGACTGGAtacccacattaataataaaaaaatttactttaaatttgaatggaaaataaacttaccaaaagaaaaattgtttaaCTCAAAATTCGAAGGGTAACTTACAATAGTTCTATAAAAGCAGTTTTactcaaaattaatttgtttttatgaatcTTGACAAATGCACTCTTAATTTGGCTTATTTGAGTTCAACAAGCTATTTAAGCCATTTCATAGAAAAgcattgaatttaaaatatatattagaaaattcaatttagtgAAATATATAGACGTTCGAGTCATCATACTCGAATTCGAACCAACTCATGATAATGATTATTAAGGGTACAATGCCCCATGCTCCTTGTAATTCCcattaaggctccgtttgtttgcaggaaagtagttttccttttggaaagtgaattccatggaaagtaaattcctggaaagtgaattcctggaaagtgaattccgatgtttggcagtgttatggaaaatgaactggaaaacactttccagtgtttgtttgtgttatggaaaatgaactggaaaataatttattaataaattaattttttttcaagtttatctaatatatataacatatttaatataaaatatttaatcacttaaaataaaaaaatgaaatctaaaaagtataatgatgaatttttttattatatcttatatttatacatagcttattttataaaatataacaatatatgtcatatcatattatagagaaataagcttgtgaaatattttttaagtaaaacttattaatatatatttttttcaattttaaaagcttaaaataagttttttttttcatatgaagaaagccaaattagtttatgttaagagttatatatttgggttttttttttttgtatgaagtattttttaaaagataaatagatacaaaaatattttgatgggtattttggataaatatattttttttatgggtaaaggcaattatccctttaatatctatcaaataaacatcaagaaataaatattaatacataacatcaaacatagtcatgcataaatattacgTTTCAAtgtcatatacatacatattagttcaaattacaaacataaataTGGTAGAccgaattaaacaagtaaacatgtcaaataacaaacatagtCTGAACCCAAATTTTGAACATATTCAAACCATCTTAGCAAGCAGGTTTGTAGTAGTGTTGGGTCACAAAGTTCTGAACCcaaattttcctcaaattagcattttttgccataaatgcttttgccaacatttcattttggaccaaatgatcAAATGCATCCCCAAGAGTTATCTCATCAAAGCCTTCAACTTTCATCACTTCCGCATACAAcgcattaacatcaagttgatttttgctgagactttgaattgcaaatgctacatctccaatctgtttagacaacttttcaacaccatcatcttcatacatgcggtttctctttctatgttgcctcttttgtgtactagaggaagatgtcccttttccctttgaagtttcttcatattctccttcattttcaattgaaattgattgctCTTCAGTGTTCTCATCCAAgttgacatcagcatatgatTTGGCATAATTTCCGGTTGCCATGtcttttccaacaacaattgTCATTATCTCatacatatcaagttttttgttgagataCTTGTCATGATTGGGATGTGCATGTTCATAAAGTATagaatatgcaatttttttagttcattgtataacattttagaaacaaaagtaaatataaaaattacaaagagtataatatttatcatacctttacttcttcatcatatacatctttcgaaactgtaatcatcttcaaacaatcatcccagccaaaaccacttttatttttaagcttggttattattccccattcttttttcacAGTCTTGAGATGATTTTCCACATGTTTAGGCTCGCATTGCACATTGAACTTTTGACTGATTTCTGTAGCCACCTTAACAAAAGATTCTGCTTTAAAGGTGGAAGAAGGTTTGCTTCCTTTAAGTGCCTCCTCAGCTAATATCTCAAGCAACATGTGAGACATAGGCTTAGACCATGTGAAGTGCTTGCCCTTGCATTTTTCATTCTGTGTGAAactcatttctacaaaaaagaaattacaaatttatacaaaataaaatcatacaatatttcgatttaataaatttcatataaaaactcaagcaagacataataaaaacaaacacatataattaacactcaattactagtttctttgagtgttataatcattccacatggttgaggcaatcatttctctttttgttatccacTCCCTATTCTCTTCCCTTTCCTCTCGTTGACTTAAGTTGATTGTTCGTCTAATTGGTTCACTATCCGGACATATTTCTTCCATAAGAAAGTCATAAGGATCAACCCCTATTATgtgattatgaataatacaacatgcaagcacaacatctacttgtgtttcataagaccaaaaagattttccatcaattgatctaaaacgactcttcaaaataccaaaccctCGCTCAATTGTGGTTCTCAATGAAGAGTGTCGAAGATTAAAtagctccttttcattttctggtgAACGTTCTGTAAACTCATTCAAGTGATATCGAACTCCACGAAAAGGAGAAATGATTCCTTTTCGAATACCATAACCAGCATCACCAAGATAATATTTccctacaaattaaaaaaaaaacaaacctattACTATCTTTATGTAATAagacattttatatgtttatgcATATAATACATACTTTATTATATACCTTCTggaattttaaaaccattagaTCTTGATAATGCATCACCTAAAACCCGTGAATCATGAGCACTTCCTTCCCAGccagctaaaacatatataaacttcaaatcaaaagttatagctgctaaaacattttgtgttgttccttcttttcgtcctcgaaactttccttgaatctcaacaggaacatttgcaggaacatgggtaccatcaattgctcccacacaatcctatataaacatgaaaaaataatttataacctttttttttaatgtaattaattaattcataaaaatattggtattgttttcataccttaaaataaggatagaatCTTCTATTATTCATTATCTCTGCTGGAACTGTATCCTCTGGATCTTTAATAAGGTGTTTGTATAACTTTAgaattgcttttaaaacaattctaaagtaacgatggatagtttcaacagacctataatatataccactaataacccgaaatctttggttttggcctacaatttgtaagaacacaattacTTGCTCCCTAATAGACACATTTTGAGTTGATCGTAATAGGTTACGACTTGTGAGAACATCACATAATCTATATAATACAATAGGTTTCATACGAATTTGTTCAACGCAATGTCGATCACCTCGATTCAAAATGCTGTCAATATAGAATTCTCGTTCAGCAATTGCATTTATACGTGGTTCTCTTGGTATAtaaattctatttctttcttcttcaataatAGTTACCCCTGTAGCTATCACAGTTACAGCTGCTCCCATGCATACtgcattaattattttactatcCATAACATGAAAGTGTAGTTTTCtgataacaaaacctaaaaatgtagggaaataaatattaagaaaagcatataaaatacttacacaatcaatacaataaattatgctCAAAGAAGTTGACAATATACAATTCATAAGTTCATAATGATCAATAAgcaatcattttaattcttaaaaataatgtcattatcgaataattaaataaacataaGTTTTGAAAAGCACCTCGTATGCGGCAACACAACACACGATCGAGTTCATGGCTAGGTTCAATTCTattctattttgatttgttagtTATAAACATGGAGATTTAGCTTTGAAGTCACTCAAGCAAAGCtggaaattaaagaataaacaCCACAAAAAATGGGCATGACATTGAATAAGATATGGCTTCAGCGTACTTGTTGAACTTAAATTCAACTCAGATAGGAAACAGCCCCACATTGAGTGAAAGATAAATTATCAGAACCAGAGGAGATTTTATAATCATTTTCCTATCCATAAAATCATCAGATATGTAAGGTGGCAGATACTCTGAAGATAAGTATAACCAGACTCTAAGCGAAGGGATTTCTTCACCATGAGCATGTGATTTGAATATACTTCGTTGATAAGAACTACTTCCCCACCAATCAACGCAAAAGCTTTTTCAAGAATACATCAATGACAACACTATTACAGAATTCTAGGCATATGCATGAGTTAAGTGCTCGTTTGACTGccaataataaacaataaagatTACATGATTAAACTATTTAAGGCTTCACCTCTCATTTCATTCCACTCTCATTCCGGTTTCTCTCATTCCACTCTCATTCCACTCTCACCTCTCATTCCACTCTCATTCCGGTTTCTCTCATTCCACTCTCATTCCACTGTAATTCTCTTTATTCCCCTGTCATTCTCTTTATTCCCCTGTCATTCCCTCATTCGGTTTCCCTCATTTCCCCTCTCATTAAACAGAATAGATACAAATGTTGGAGTCCAAGCTACATTCCACTCATTCCACTGTAATTCCCTGTCATTCCCCTCATTCGGTTTCCCTCATTTCCCTCATTCGTGATTCCAAAGCCCCTGCTACCCCTCTGTCAAGTGAGCTTCAAAAGGTGAAAGTCTTAAAAAAACGCCCTATCGCGTAAAGCCAAGTATGTGTGGCCCGTCTTCGTGATTTCCCCCCAACACGCTTACCCTCTCGACGCTCACTCTGGACTCGGCATtcttatgaagaaaaaagagatttgAGAGGGAGCTCAGGGAGGTTCGACTCAATCTTGAGACTAGTGAAATTAGTTATGGGCCATATGCCCTTCATTGTTGAAGAGCTCCTTTCTTGATCTAACATCAGATAGGGAGGCAGTGGGAGGGAATACTATAACAAACGAAGTTCTCGGACACAGCAAGCTCCATCTAGATCTAGACCCACACTACCGGTTTCAAGTCACTGCCGGTTTCAAGTCAAGAGGAATAAGGAGGATTTGATTTTAAGTCAAGAGTCGTGGAAAGAATGATCAGCCATGAGAGATAAGGTTTTTTTCGCTGTGTGCTAGCTACTGGCATTAGCGTCTGAGGCTGGTTCACTGTCTTCCCCAACCACATGGCACATGGGGAGGGACTAGGAAGATTGTGATGTTTGGTTTGAAAATCACATACGAGCTACAGCagcaaaaaaatcactataatctCCCGATAAATTTAGTTGGGTTTTTTGTGAGCTTGTTTGAATGTGACgaagagatgaagaagaaaactgaGTATGGAGAAAAAATTGACAGGTAGCTTCCCCAACCATGATGGATTGTTTGCgcaacaaatacaaatacaaagaaattgttttttttttcagaacagacaacaaattaaacaatatcaaggttttttttgttataattcttACAGATCTAAAAAATACGAAGCagatgaaaaaacataaagagatATAATAGAGAAATTTGAGGGAAAAAATACCTGAAATGCAAGTGTGATTCTCCAGCAGATCTTCTTTGCTTCAACTATTTTCGGACacagagaggaggaggagatgtgttttatcaataaaggaaagtgttttccttttgataaggaaaggaaaacactttcccaCGGGTGAAAGTAATTTCCTTGTTGACCGGAAAGTTAAGGAATTAACTTTCCTTTGACTAACTTTCCGGATGGGTGCCAAACATTGGAAAATGAGGAaactgaattcctggaattcagtttccttgaaacaaacaaggcctaaaTGTCATATGTGAATGGCCATGACTACTTGGCATatccataaaatttatattaaattgtcATATCTATGCATTGTTAATTCAACTAACAGTCAACATTACTAGTTTTACAAGTAGATGCTGGCTACACTGAACTTTctcgtttttttctttccatggaGCAATATCTACAACTCTGGGATGGTTGAGATTgtagttataatttaaaatattttttagttaaagatatattaaaatatattttttttaatttttaaaaaattatttttaatattagcacattaaaacaatacaaaaatataaaagataatttttaataaaaaattttaaatttttttggaaatataaGATGAACTGTGTTTTCAAATAATCTCTTACTATGATTTTTATAGAtaatagtttagtttttttttttttttcttaaaggttTACATATTTtgtgtgagattttttttgtttttttatggttagtcTTTTAAGAATAGAAAATAAGATTTTGATATAAATCAACAAGAATTAATGTTAGTAAAACATGTTTATAAATTAGATTGATATGTTTGAACTCAAGAAGAAACTCATACTGAAacgaataaatattttgatgaaaataaacataacatttAATCCAACTATTAGATTAAGTTTACTTTCTGCAAGATTTCATAACATTCTTGTTAGCTGCAATActtaattttatgtgtttttatggGGGAAGTCATTGAGGGATTGCATCTTCGTCGTATTTTCTGGGCATCTGAATAGTGAGGCCTTTAGTCAATGATAGCTCGTGAGAATATCAAAGAAAACCAAGCACTTAAGTACAGGAGATGTTTTCCGAGAAGCGAGCCAAGCACGAGGCGTTTTAAtgattaaacaaaagaaaacgaCATGGggtttttgatgtattttattttgagaattttgCATATGATTTTCTCGGTTCGTTCAAGGAAAGAGGTCAGCAGACCTCACCATTGACTGTTTCAcgtttgaataataaaaagtataattattaaactccaTCTGGTTGTTGATCAagattaattcattaaaaattaaaacaaaaatatttaaaattttaatatttatatatatatagataattattttacatagaaaaattaagaaatattccATATAaacatagtttatatatatatatatatatatatatatatagctatcccacgtagaaaaatttaaaaacattttatgagaatataagctataaaataatattcaagatcaaatattcataaattaattttatattttttaaattaattaaaaaaataaaatcaaatatcactCAAGTTATACTCACCATTTAAGTTTCAGGTCACCCTAGTCAATGGTTGAATAATCACCAGTCAATGGTTGAATAATCACTAGTGGAGAGCTTCTATGAAGAAAGTGAGGATGCCAATGTGATCCATGACAGcgagtattttaataatacatGGTTGTTGGAGCAATTttaagtcatttttatttttaaattttcttgccgaacaatgtaataatttttaattactacCCCAagctgtttatattatattatagtataaaaataaaagagaatgagGTTTTAATATAATGTTTTCATAGTTCATTACTGTTAATCTTCTCATTATTGTGGGttttaaaagtagtttttttttttaattttcaacttgatgctcatatttttattttgtataattcaAACATTTTGAACCTACTAGCTGGGAACCGAAAGTCCATTTATAtatccacaaaaaaaaacaagtatgtgGTTGTTAAGAGGAAAGTGGCCCATGGAACACACCAGTTTGAGCTTCTTGACTCCAGTTCATAGGACCTTAGCCACATGCTCTGTAAACCTACCAATCTTCTTGGCCACAGCCTTCATTCTCTTAAAACCCTTAAATTTCTTCTGCTACAACGTCATGATGATTTGAAATTAACCAGGCCCCGAGGTTTAACGGAAGAACCCATCACATCATTTTATAGCAttactattttcttttattaataaaaaaacccgaAGGACCTCTCATAACAAAGCCCAGAAAAGTGGACCTAAGAGAGGCCCAtgggctatttttttttgtcttttttataaaggatgggcttcttttttgaaaatataaacatatacATGCAACTTTATGCCATAAATACTATATCAAAATATCCATTGTATGTTCATTTTAGattaattacaagataaaagGTAAAgaaactcaaaaatatatttaatggagttatttataatattttaaccaaagtagattttaaaaaagcaacattaacaaaaaaaaattagattttagtCAATTTAATCCACGCATAAGAAAGATTTGGTTCATCTAATCTATGTGCTAATTAATATCAGTAATTAGATGTTTATTTGTGTATAATTGTACTTTAACATAtataactatttatttaatagttgaATTAGTATAAGATTTTACTAGATAAGATCTAGAGAATATTGTGCAGGatcatcatcaaaaaaaaaaaaaaaacaatttacttgagcttacaatattttttattaatttattttcggatcattttttttacactGAAAAGTTTGTAATTCCGTAGCCTAACATATGAATAATGATCCAAACCACTTGTCAATTAATTAGTCAACTAGCAACTAAAATTTGAGTCTTACAGGGTAAAACACTTGGAGCATTGCTCTGCCTACCATGTTACTGTTTCGATTGGagttgaaattgtgttttaaagtttgtttttataaaaataatatatattttttatttttaaagttttatttttgataaagttcataaaaaaattaaaaacaataaataaaaaaattaattttaaaataataatagtcaactctctctctctctctctctagatagatagatagatagataatCTTCATGAGGCCATTATTTGGGTTGTTGAAAATTCAAGTTAGCAATAATGTCATTAAGTTCCATAACTCTCCTTGGTCCCGCAAACATGGGATATTCTTCTAACATGACTCGACTGctaaaaacatttgaaattgGTGATGATTTTTAGATGGAGGGACTCAATTCATAAAATATCAACCAAAGGgaggatgtaattgaaaaaagcATTAATTGCTTGCAATTTTGTTAAATATCTCTCTCCATTATTAATTGGCATCACTTGAGCTTATATTATAAAGAGTGAAGTAACAATCTGATAGAGATTAGTaggatattattttataatgtggataaaaaaataccaaaacataGCTTAAACAAAACTATTTAGGAGATTCAATCAGATTACTTTTTTGAGATGATACAGATTATCCGTAGAAATTTTGGTTAACACACATTGcaatataaattaatgaactttacttttatttatttatttatatgtttttcttattaatctatatgtttttcttgaatatatagAAATGTTTCAATTCCAAAaccaaatattataatttttgaacgAGCAATTGAAAAGATTATAGAGTATCCTCAAGTTTAGGTATTGTTCGTCCACTAATTTTAGTATCAAGCACTTCTTATTGAGATCTAATATGATTAGATTTATAAGCAAGCATGTATTATAAATATGAGAAATGTCAAATCCTTCTATATCCCAAATCTCTATTTCTCTTATGTGTTGTCCCCCTTGTTTGTCCTTTCCTCTAAGAAGTTATGTAACATGAGCAAAATACCCAATACAACATCCATGTATTTTATTAGTAACTTGATggattaattttaagatattaGGCTTTCCTATTATAATAGGTTGTTTAAAAGGAT
This region of Populus alba chromosome 3, ASM523922v2, whole genome shotgun sequence genomic DNA includes:
- the LOC140955379 gene encoding uncharacterized protein, which codes for MSFTQNEKCKGKHFTWSKPMSHMLLEILAEEALKGSKPSSTFKAESFVKVATEISQKFNVQCEPKHVENHLKTVKKEWGIITKLKNKSGFGWDDCLKMITVSKDVYDEEVKYLNKKLDMYEIMTIVVGKDMATGNYAKSYADVNLDENTEEQSISIENEGEYEETSKGKGTSSSSTQKRQHRKRNRMYEDDGVEKLSKQIGDVAFAIQSLSKNQLDVNALYAEVMKVEGFDEITLGDAFDHLVQNEMLAKAFMAKNANLRKIWVQNFVTQHYYKPAC
- the LOC118038038 gene encoding trimethyltridecatetraene synthase-like; this encodes METPTWMSYAFAWLATVSLILLASRLRRRKLNPPPGPKSWPIIGNLNLIGELPHRSLHALSQKYGPLMQVKFGSFPVVVGSSVEMAKTILKTHDVIFSGRPKTAAGKYTTYNYSDITWSPYGPYWRQARKMCLMELFSAKRLESYEYIRVEELRALLKTLNKSSGRPINLKDHLADVSLNVISRMVLGKKYTVKSSENEKEIVTPEEFKEMLDELFLLNGVLDIGDSIPWIAFLDLQGYIKRMKTLSKKFDKFMEHVLDEHEARRKADKNWEPKDMVDVLLQLASDPNLEVKLERHGVKAFSQDLIAGGTESSAVTVEWAISEILRKPEVFEKATEELDRVIGRERWVEERDMVNLPYIYAIAKEVMRLHPVAPMLVPRAAREDININGYDIKKGSRVLVNVWTIGRDPKVWDKPDEFFPERFIGNSIDVRGHDYELLPFGAGRRMCPGYPLGLKVIQATLSNLLHGFKWRLPDGQKKEDLNMDEIFGLSTPKKYPLVAVAEPRLPAHVYPK